The Actinomycetes bacterium nucleotide sequence CCGCCGGCGTCGAGCAGCCAGTACCACAGCGCGAACGCGATGATGTTGGTAGCCCAGACGATCACCCCGATGGTCAACAGCTCTCCCGGGTTGGCGAATGTCGCCTTTCGCAGGATGCCGAGCACCAGCCGGACGGCGCTTACGGCGGTGCCCAGGGTGATGATGGCCACCATGACGCCGGTGGTGACGCGCAGCCAGCGACTGTCCTGGTCGATCCGTCCTGGGTCGCCGACGATGAGGATGGCGAGGAGCACCATCAGGAACGCGGGGTAGCCGATCTGAAAGGCCCCCCAGATGCGGAACTGCGCGGGGACGAACAGGTACAGGCCCGCGGCGGCCAGGACCGCGAGCGCCATCGGCAGCCGACGCTCACCATGCCGTGGACCCGGTGCGTTGGCCACGCGCACCATCTCACCGGGGACCTGCGTCCGTCGCCTCATCCATCGGGGGTGGTTTCCCCAGGCAGGACGCGCCGCGAGCCGGGTCGGGTGGGTCAGCCGTTCGAGTGCACTTCGGACGCGGCCCGCTCGCCGCTGAGCACCGCACCCTCCATGAACCCCTGGAAGTCCTGGGTCGTGTGTTCGCCGGCGAAGTGGATTCGGCCCTCCGGCACTCCTTCGTAGCCGGAGAACCCCGTGTACTGGCCCACCCGCCAGTAGGAGTAGCCGCCACCGATGAACGGGTCGAGGAGGGCGAAGTCGTACCACGCCGCCCCGCTGTAGGCGTCGGTCACGCCCGGCAGCACGGGCTCCAGCTGCCGCAGCAGGTCGCGTACGAGGCGCGCCGGTGGAGCTCCCGAGTCGTCCTTCAGTCCGTAGCTGCTGATGATCTGCTGCGGGTCGGTGCCGCCGGGGAAGGCCGTTCACAGCGACACGGGTCCCGTGTACCCGCCGCTTGCGGGGCCTTGCGCCATCTGCCACCCAGAGCTGATGAACCCGTGGTCCTGGTACGTCGTCCCCGTGAAGCCGTCCGTGACCCAAGGCTTCTCCGTTGATCTGCAGCATGACCTTGCCGTTCGTCCCCATGCCCAGGGTCCTGATGGCAGTCATCTTCAGCGGAGACAGGCCGGCCCTGGTGAGGTCCACGTTCCGAAGGGTCCTAAACGGAAGCGCGAGGATCACACTGTCGGCGATCAGCTGCTTCGTTGCGGCCCCGCTTCTGCAGGGTCAGCGCGTACGTGCCGTCGATGTTGGCTGTCAGCGCGACCAGCGCCTGACCCGTCTGGATCGTGTCTGCGGGCAGCTGGGCGACCATCCCGCGCACGACCTGGTCGTTGCCCCCGGTGACGTGCCAGCGTTCGTCGGTGCCGGCCAGATACGGCTCGGCCTTCGGCTGCAGGCCGCGGCCGTTCGCGCTGTCGTAGTACCCGAGGATCAGCGACAGGTTGAGGGCGGACTGGTCAGCCGGGTCGCCTCCGTACTCGTCGATCACGTTCTGCAGGCACATTGCCCCGAAGTCACCGCTGGTGCCGCCGGGAAGGTGCCGGTCGATCCACTGCGGGACGTTCCGGTGGTCCCACGCGTACCCCGTGGCGGTGAAGGTGTTGTAGCTCTGCGGCCAGGGGGCCGCCTTGATCCCGTTGTTGAACAGTGACCACCCCCACGCCTGCCAGGCGGCGTCGAGCTGGGCCTGCGAGTACCGGGCTCCGTTCACCCAGTAGGTGTCGACGGTGCCGGGTGCGTACGCGCGGGTGTCGTCGAGCTTCAGGTTGAGGTCCTTCACCAGGTCGAGCATCGCGGTGTGCTGGGACGAGATGTACTCGCCGTGCATTTCGGCGACCATCCCGTTGGCCCAGTACCCGCGCTGGGTCTCGCAGCGTCCCCCGACGTCCGCGCCGGCCTCGTAG carries:
- a CDS encoding FAD-dependent oxidoreductase, with amino-acid sequence VFRPMRASAASRNQPRIAIVGGGLAGLRAAHVLWTKFGWTSTVYEAGADVGGRCETQRGYWANGMVAEMHGEYISSQHTAMLDLVKDLNLKLDDTRAYAPGTVDTYWVNGARYSQAQLDAAWQAWGWSLFNNGIKAAPWPQSYNTFTATGYAWDHRNVPQWIDRHLPGGTSGDFGAMCLQNVIDEYGGDPADQSALNLSLILGYYDSANGRGLQPKAEPYLAGTDERWHVTGGNDQVVRGMVAQLPADTIQTGQALVALTANIDGTYALTLQKRGRNEAADRRQCDPRASV
- a CDS encoding FAD-dependent oxidoreductase, whose translation is MISSYGLKDDSGAPPARLVRDLLRQLEPVLPGVTDAYSGAAWYDFALLDPFIGGGYSYWRVGQYTGFSGYEGVPEGRIHFAGEHTTQDFQGFMEGAVLSGERAASEVHSNG